Proteins co-encoded in one Synechococcus elongatus PCC 6301 genomic window:
- a CDS encoding biotin transporter BioY — protein MSLTGLLWAGIGLLLTIAGTFIEPAILVPSWQEGSLRWLTYSLTSSAQVAAMLLTSCMGGAEASFLAQVAYLALGLSRYPVFSQGGGLGYWQEPGFGFLIGFLPAAWLCGRWAFRQPVTLEHLSLGCLLGLATVQFFGAIYLGLLTLGGGLHGGATALPGLLWQYNIWPLSGQLALVCGVTLIAFLLRRLLLY, from the coding sequence TTGTCGCTAACGGGATTGCTCTGGGCCGGAATTGGATTGCTCCTGACGATCGCAGGAACTTTTATTGAACCGGCAATTTTGGTGCCGAGCTGGCAAGAAGGGAGTCTACGGTGGTTGACCTATTCGTTAACCAGCTCAGCCCAAGTGGCAGCAATGCTGCTCACGAGCTGCATGGGCGGCGCCGAAGCTAGTTTTCTAGCCCAGGTTGCTTATCTGGCCCTCGGCTTGAGCCGCTATCCCGTTTTTAGCCAAGGTGGCGGGCTCGGCTATTGGCAAGAGCCGGGCTTTGGCTTTTTGATTGGTTTCTTACCAGCCGCTTGGCTCTGCGGCCGTTGGGCGTTTCGGCAACCTGTCACGCTGGAGCATCTCAGCTTAGGTTGCCTGCTGGGTCTGGCGACGGTCCAGTTTTTTGGGGCTATCTATCTGGGGCTACTGACCTTAGGCGGTGGCTTACATGGCGGGGCCACAGCTTTGCCAGGTTTGCTCTGGCAGTACAACATTTGGCCCCTCTCGGGACAGTTGGCGCTTGTCTGTGGTGTCACCCTGATCGCCTTTCTGTTGCGACGGCTTCTGCTCTACTAG
- a CDS encoding heavy metal-responsive transcriptional regulator, translated as MTATLLKIGEIAKQVGVAVGTIRYYETLQLIQPSTRGENGYRYYKPQTIQQLQFIRQAQTLGFSLEEIRQILTVYAEGTPPCSLVQTLLNQKIATLEEKLQQIQTFKAQLESYRDRWQQTPTPQTVTKSEICPLIATIPQT; from the coding sequence TTGACCGCTACACTGCTCAAAATTGGTGAAATTGCCAAACAAGTCGGTGTCGCCGTTGGCACGATTCGCTATTACGAAACTCTGCAACTGATTCAACCCAGCACGCGGGGTGAAAATGGCTATCGCTATTACAAGCCCCAAACCATTCAGCAGCTGCAATTTATTCGTCAGGCACAGACTTTAGGATTTTCGCTGGAGGAAATTCGGCAGATTTTAACGGTCTATGCCGAAGGCACGCCTCCCTGCAGCCTCGTGCAGACATTGCTCAATCAAAAGATCGCCACCCTAGAAGAGAAGCTCCAGCAGATTCAGACCTTTAAGGCGCAGCTCGAATCCTATCGCGATCGCTGGCAGCAGACGCCCACCCCTCAAACGGTAACGAAGTCAGAAATCTGTCCGTTAATTGCAACCATTCCCCAAACTTGA
- the sufR gene encoding iron-sulfur cluster biosynthesis transcriptional regulator SufR yields the protein MPPAHSPTTKEAILSLLLEQGQATSAAIAEALAISLQAVRRHLKDLATEGLIEQEAVVAGLGRPQYHFRLSRQGRSQFPSSHDRFAVDLLDSLSEMLPPQEFEAVLAHQWRRKAETYRRQLGQGSLADRLQQLAALRQAEGFMAEVHPAPDRSPPAFVITEYNCAIASVAESFPRVCDHELALFAETLPDCHVERTHWLIDGEHRCGYLIQPQP from the coding sequence ATGCCCCCCGCTCACAGCCCTACAACGAAAGAAGCGATTCTCAGTCTCTTGCTAGAGCAGGGGCAGGCTACATCTGCTGCGATCGCCGAAGCCCTAGCGATCAGTCTCCAAGCAGTGCGTCGGCATCTCAAGGATTTGGCCACGGAAGGCTTGATTGAGCAGGAAGCGGTGGTCGCTGGCCTAGGGCGACCCCAATATCACTTCCGGCTGAGTCGCCAAGGGCGATCCCAGTTTCCCAGTAGCCACGATCGCTTTGCGGTGGATTTGCTGGACAGTCTCTCCGAAATGCTGCCGCCCCAAGAATTTGAAGCGGTCTTGGCTCACCAATGGCGCCGCAAGGCTGAAACCTACCGCCGTCAGTTGGGGCAAGGCAGTCTGGCCGATCGCTTGCAGCAGTTGGCAGCCTTGCGCCAAGCCGAAGGATTTATGGCCGAAGTCCATCCAGCACCCGATCGTAGCCCGCCCGCTTTTGTGATCACGGAATATAACTGCGCGATCGCCAGTGTCGCTGAGTCTTTTCCCCGCGTTTGTGACCACGAGCTAGCCCTGTTTGCCGAAACCCTGCCCGACTGCCATGTGGAGCGCACCCACTGGTTAATCGATGGTGAGCATCGCTGTGGCTACTTGATTCAACCCCAACCATGA
- the murB gene encoding UDP-N-acetylmuramate dehydrogenase yields MTGAVSLLETLQQAVPLAGFTSFRVGGLAQFYDEPASVEAIATAWQWARLADFPVTFLGAGSNLLISDRGLPGLVLNLRRLQGATFDLATGCVEVAAGEPIPRLAWAAARQGWSGLEWAVGIPGTLGGAVVMNAGAQGGCMADILQSVQVITDQGLETWSREQLQYDYRHSVLQTGHACVVSAQLQLQPGFERSQVLTTTSTNFRQRKRTQPYHLPNCGSVFRNPEPQKAGQLIEACGLKGYQIGDAQVSELHANFILNCGAARAQDILSLIRHVQGTVGDHFGVNLHPEVKLLGEFQDVI; encoded by the coding sequence GTGACTGGCGCGGTTTCGCTGCTAGAGACCCTGCAGCAAGCGGTCCCCTTGGCTGGGTTCACCTCTTTCCGAGTGGGGGGCCTGGCTCAGTTCTATGACGAGCCTGCTTCGGTTGAGGCGATCGCGACAGCTTGGCAGTGGGCAAGATTGGCGGACTTCCCAGTCACCTTTTTGGGGGCTGGTTCCAATCTGTTGATCAGCGATCGCGGGTTGCCGGGACTCGTGCTGAATCTGCGGCGACTACAGGGCGCGACCTTTGATCTGGCGACCGGCTGCGTTGAGGTTGCTGCGGGAGAGCCGATTCCCCGTCTCGCTTGGGCCGCTGCTCGTCAAGGCTGGTCGGGTTTGGAATGGGCGGTAGGGATTCCCGGCACTTTGGGCGGGGCTGTCGTTATGAATGCCGGGGCGCAGGGTGGTTGTATGGCCGATATCCTCCAATCCGTCCAGGTGATCACGGATCAAGGCCTTGAAACTTGGTCACGCGAGCAATTGCAGTACGACTATCGCCATTCAGTGTTGCAAACAGGTCATGCCTGTGTGGTTTCGGCCCAATTGCAGTTGCAGCCAGGCTTTGAGCGATCGCAGGTGCTGACGACTACCAGCACGAACTTCCGCCAGCGCAAGCGCACTCAGCCCTACCATTTGCCCAATTGTGGCAGTGTCTTTCGCAATCCTGAGCCTCAGAAAGCGGGACAACTAATTGAAGCTTGTGGATTGAAAGGCTATCAAATTGGCGATGCGCAGGTCTCAGAATTACATGCCAATTTCATTCTGAATTGTGGTGCGGCGCGGGCTCAAGATATCTTGAGTTTAATTCGCCATGTTCAGGGAACTGTCGGCGATCACTTTGGTGTGAACTTGCATCCCGAAGTGAAATTGCTGGGTGAGTTTCAGGACGTTATCTGA
- a CDS encoding phosphoribosyltransferase, with translation MTAVLQVNWLAYQALIEKVAIAIDQSGWRPQQVLAIARGGLYLGDALSRILQVPLAVMAVQSYGGEAGRDRGAVQIGANIAMTSDRLLSPLLLVDDLVDSGETLQQAIAWLQQTQDVTELRTAVLWQKPSSSFQPDFAAQVLTDNPWIEQPFELYDRWNRR, from the coding sequence ATGACGGCTGTTTTACAGGTCAATTGGCTGGCCTATCAAGCCCTGATCGAGAAAGTTGCGATCGCGATTGACCAATCAGGCTGGAGGCCGCAGCAAGTGTTAGCGATCGCACGAGGTGGGCTCTATCTCGGCGATGCACTCTCGCGCATTCTGCAAGTGCCGCTGGCCGTGATGGCCGTGCAGTCCTATGGCGGTGAGGCGGGACGCGATCGTGGGGCTGTCCAGATTGGTGCCAACATCGCCATGACCAGCGATCGCCTCTTGAGTCCGCTACTGCTGGTTGATGACCTGGTGGATTCTGGCGAAACCCTGCAGCAGGCGATCGCTTGGTTGCAACAAACCCAAGACGTGACGGAGCTGCGAACGGCTGTCCTGTGGCAGAAACCTAGTAGTTCGTTTCAGCCAGATTTTGCTGCCCAAGTCCTGACTGATAATCCTTGGATTGAGCAACCATTCGAACTCTACGATCGCTGGAATCGCCGATAA
- a CDS encoding sensor histidine kinase: MTTLLKARRGRHKVFIGMAPGVGKTYRMLQEGQQLHSEGLDVVIGLLETHGRQETRQQAQGLELVAPRQLDYNGVVLSEVDIEAILQRQPQLVLIDELAHTNAPGSEHEKRYQDVELLLAAGLDVYSTVNIQHLESLNDLVARITGVIVRERIPDRLLEEADEVVVVDVTPETLEERLREGRIYALDKVPQALTNFFRRHHLVALRELALRSVADSIEEQAAGTRTGAISVRERVLVCLSTHPQSIRLLRRAARLSGAMDARLYVLFVADPQRFLTKAEVLQLETCDRLCGMFEGAFLRVESTDVVGAIVKVATEQRVTQVVIGESPTSRRLWWWQRPLTDRLLQRLRGQGIDLHIISFPGDHPDSELDD; encoded by the coding sequence ATGACAACACTGCTCAAAGCCCGCCGGGGCCGCCACAAAGTCTTTATCGGTATGGCCCCCGGTGTGGGCAAAACCTATCGGATGTTGCAGGAGGGGCAGCAGCTGCACAGTGAAGGACTGGACGTAGTCATTGGTCTTCTGGAAACCCACGGACGACAGGAAACCCGCCAGCAAGCCCAAGGACTGGAGCTAGTCGCCCCGCGTCAGCTCGACTACAACGGGGTTGTCCTCAGTGAAGTGGATATCGAAGCCATCCTGCAGCGACAGCCTCAGCTAGTACTGATCGATGAGCTGGCCCACACCAATGCCCCAGGTTCAGAGCACGAGAAGCGCTATCAGGATGTAGAACTGTTGCTGGCGGCGGGTCTAGATGTCTATTCCACCGTCAACATCCAGCATTTGGAAAGCCTGAATGATTTGGTGGCGCGGATCACCGGCGTGATCGTACGCGAACGAATTCCCGATCGCCTGCTGGAGGAAGCGGACGAAGTCGTGGTGGTCGATGTCACACCTGAAACCCTAGAAGAACGGCTGCGGGAAGGGCGGATCTATGCCCTCGATAAGGTGCCGCAAGCACTCACAAATTTCTTCCGGCGGCACCATCTCGTTGCCCTGCGAGAACTAGCGCTGCGATCGGTCGCCGACAGCATTGAAGAGCAAGCCGCTGGCACTCGTACCGGTGCCATTAGTGTACGAGAGCGTGTCTTGGTCTGTCTCTCCACCCATCCGCAATCGATCCGTCTCCTCCGACGGGCTGCCCGCCTGAGTGGCGCAATGGATGCCCGGCTCTACGTCCTGTTTGTGGCAGACCCGCAACGGTTTTTGACCAAGGCCGAAGTCCTGCAGCTAGAAACCTGCGATCGCCTCTGCGGGATGTTTGAGGGCGCTTTTTTGCGGGTAGAAAGCACCGATGTAGTGGGAGCGATCGTCAAGGTTGCGACGGAACAGCGCGTCACACAGGTGGTGATTGGCGAAAGTCCGACCAGCCGACGGCTATGGTGGTGGCAGCGACCCCTGACCGATCGCCTGCTGCAACGGCTGCGGGGTCAAGGCATTGACCTGCATATCATCAGTTTTCCGGGCGATCACCCAGACTCGGAACTTGATGACTAG
- the sufB gene encoding Fe-S cluster assembly protein SufB: MSATVQALVNQPYKYGFVTDIETEKIAKGLSEEVVRLISAKKEEPEWMLEFRLKAYRRWLTMEEPDWAAVGYPAIDYQNIVYYAAPKQKAEKKQSLDEVDPTLLETFEKLGIPLSEQKRLANVAVDAVFDSVSIATTFREKLAEEGVIFCSISEAVREYPEMVKQYLGSVVPIGDNYFAALNSAVFSDGSFVFIPKGVRCPMELSTYFRINSGDTGQFERTLIVAEEGSHVSYLEGCTAPMFDTNQLHAAVVELVALDDAEIKYSTVQNWYAGDENGKGGIYNFVTKRGLCKGRNSKISWTQVETGSAITWKYPSCVLVGDNSVGEFYSVALTNNCQQADTGTKMVHIGKNTRSTIVSKGISAGRSQNSYRGLVKVGPQATGARNYSQCDSMLIGDRAAANTFPYIQVQNAGAQVEHEASTSKIGEDQLFYFQQRGISLEDAVSMLISGFCKDVFNQLPMEFAVEADRLLSLKLEGSVG; encoded by the coding sequence ATGAGCGCCACGGTGCAAGCGCTGGTTAACCAGCCCTACAAATACGGCTTCGTCACGGATATTGAGACCGAAAAAATTGCGAAAGGTCTCAGTGAAGAGGTCGTGCGTCTGATTTCTGCCAAGAAAGAAGAGCCGGAGTGGATGCTGGAGTTTCGGCTCAAGGCCTATCGTCGTTGGTTGACGATGGAGGAGCCCGATTGGGCGGCGGTGGGCTACCCCGCGATCGATTACCAAAACATCGTCTACTACGCAGCTCCCAAGCAAAAAGCTGAGAAGAAGCAGAGCTTGGACGAAGTTGACCCAACGCTGCTGGAAACCTTTGAGAAGCTGGGGATTCCCCTTAGTGAACAGAAGCGGCTGGCGAATGTGGCCGTCGACGCCGTGTTCGACAGCGTTTCGATCGCAACCACCTTCCGCGAAAAGCTCGCCGAAGAAGGCGTGATCTTCTGCTCAATCTCCGAAGCCGTGCGGGAATATCCCGAGATGGTGAAGCAGTACCTCGGCAGTGTGGTGCCGATCGGCGATAACTACTTCGCGGCGCTCAACTCGGCGGTCTTTAGCGACGGCTCCTTTGTCTTCATTCCCAAGGGCGTGCGCTGCCCGATGGAACTGTCGACCTACTTCCGAATCAACAGTGGCGATACCGGTCAGTTTGAGCGGACGCTGATCGTTGCCGAGGAAGGCAGCCATGTCAGCTACTTGGAAGGCTGCACCGCACCGATGTTCGACACCAACCAACTGCATGCGGCGGTGGTAGAACTGGTGGCCTTGGATGATGCCGAGATCAAATACTCGACCGTCCAGAACTGGTACGCCGGCGATGAGAATGGCAAAGGTGGCATCTACAACTTCGTGACCAAGCGCGGCCTCTGTAAGGGTCGCAACTCCAAGATCTCTTGGACGCAGGTGGAAACCGGTTCGGCGATTACTTGGAAGTACCCAAGCTGCGTGCTGGTGGGTGACAACAGTGTCGGTGAGTTCTACTCAGTAGCGCTGACCAACAACTGCCAGCAAGCTGACACCGGCACCAAGATGGTGCACATCGGCAAAAACACCCGCAGCACGATCGTTAGCAAAGGCATTTCCGCTGGGCGATCGCAGAATAGCTACCGCGGCTTGGTCAAAGTGGGGCCACAGGCGACGGGGGCGCGCAACTACAGCCAGTGCGACTCGATGTTGATTGGCGATCGCGCCGCAGCCAACACCTTCCCCTATATCCAAGTCCAGAATGCTGGCGCTCAAGTTGAGCACGAAGCCTCGACCAGCAAGATTGGTGAAGACCAGCTCTTCTACTTCCAGCAACGCGGCATCTCCCTCGAAGACGCAGTGTCAATGTTGATCAGCGGCTTCTGCAAGGACGTTTTCAACCAGCTACCGATGGAATTTGCCGTCGAAGCCGATCGCTTGCTCAGCCTCAAACTGGAAGGCTCCGTCGGCTAA
- the lspA gene encoding signal peptidase II: MMRFRYPAFWIPALGGLICDRLSKIWVVTEFQLYQSWPIWPQVFHFTYVRNSGAAFSLFSGGSSWLRWLSFLVCFGLAIWAWFGPRMTRSEQLGYGFIFAGAFGNGLDRFYDGSVVDFLDFRLILFPVFNIADVLINLGVACLIISFLRPLWTRPRSSKPPLS, from the coding sequence ATGATGCGCTTTCGCTATCCCGCCTTTTGGATTCCAGCACTGGGCGGCTTGATCTGCGATCGCCTCAGCAAGATCTGGGTGGTAACTGAGTTTCAGCTCTATCAAAGCTGGCCGATTTGGCCTCAAGTCTTCCACTTCACCTATGTGCGCAATTCTGGTGCTGCTTTCAGTCTATTTAGTGGCGGTAGTAGCTGGTTGCGCTGGCTGTCCTTTCTGGTCTGCTTTGGCTTAGCAATCTGGGCTTGGTTTGGCCCGCGTATGACCCGCAGCGAACAATTGGGCTATGGCTTCATTTTTGCGGGGGCGTTTGGCAATGGTCTCGATCGCTTCTACGATGGCTCCGTCGTTGATTTTCTCGACTTCCGGTTGATTCTCTTTCCGGTTTTCAATATCGCGGATGTCTTGATCAATCTGGGAGTTGCCTGCCTGATCATTTCCTTTCTGCGACCCCTTTGGACCCGTCCCCGATCGAGTAAGCCACCCTTGTCATGA
- a CDS encoding ferredoxin-thioredoxin reductase catalytic domain-containing protein — protein sequence MTQTTSPASASDKSLETMRKFAETYAKRSGTYFCVDPGVTAVVLEGLAKHKEDLGAALCPCRHYEDKQAEVEVAFWNCPCVPMRERKECHCMLFLTPDNEFAGPNQEISLEQIRATTQPA from the coding sequence ATGACCCAGACGACCAGCCCAGCTTCAGCCTCCGACAAAAGCTTGGAGACAATGCGGAAGTTTGCTGAAACCTACGCCAAGCGGAGCGGCACCTACTTTTGTGTCGATCCGGGGGTAACGGCAGTGGTGCTGGAAGGCCTTGCCAAGCACAAGGAAGACTTGGGCGCCGCCCTCTGTCCTTGTCGCCACTACGAAGACAAACAAGCGGAAGTGGAAGTAGCGTTTTGGAACTGTCCCTGCGTGCCCATGCGGGAGCGCAAGGAATGCCACTGCATGCTGTTCTTGACGCCAGATAACGAATTTGCCGGGCCGAATCAAGAGATCAGCCTTGAGCAAATCCGTGCCACGACCCAGCCTGCTTAG
- a CDS encoding SufS family cysteine desulfurase: MTAIALTNLATEVRADFPILQQQVNGQPLVYLDNAATSQKPRAVIQSLVDYYEGYNSNVHRGVHTLSGKATDAYEGARQKVARFINAKTEQEIVYTRNASEAINLVAYSFGMNFLQAGDEIILSAMEHHSNLIPWQFVAAKTGAALKFVGVTETGQFDLEQFRSLLSDRTKLVSVVHVSNTLGCCNPVTEICQLAHAKGARVLIDACQSLPHQAIDVQAIDCDWLVGSGHKMCAPTGIGFLYGKLDLLRQMPPFLGGGEMIADVFLDHATYADLPHKFEAGTPAIGEAIALGAAIDYLTAIGMDRIHAYEQQLTQHLFQRLAEIPELTVYGPTPEQDRDRAALAAFTAGAVHPHDLSTILDQSGIAIRAGHHCTQPLHRELQVQSTARASCYFYNTTDEIDRLIESLKEAVEFFGAIFS, from the coding sequence ATGACTGCGATCGCCCTGACCAATCTTGCGACTGAGGTTCGTGCCGACTTTCCGATCCTGCAGCAGCAGGTCAACGGTCAGCCCTTGGTCTATCTCGACAATGCGGCCACTTCGCAAAAACCGAGAGCGGTGATCCAGTCCCTCGTCGATTACTACGAGGGCTACAACAGCAACGTCCATCGCGGCGTCCACACCCTGAGCGGCAAGGCAACGGATGCCTACGAAGGGGCACGGCAAAAGGTGGCGCGGTTCATCAACGCCAAGACGGAACAGGAGATTGTCTACACCCGCAATGCCAGCGAGGCGATCAACCTCGTCGCCTACAGCTTCGGCATGAACTTTCTCCAAGCCGGTGATGAGATCATCCTCTCGGCGATGGAGCACCACAGCAACCTAATCCCTTGGCAGTTTGTGGCAGCGAAAACAGGAGCGGCGCTGAAATTCGTCGGGGTGACTGAGACCGGTCAGTTCGACCTCGAGCAGTTCCGTAGCCTCCTCAGCGATCGCACCAAACTGGTGTCGGTCGTCCATGTTTCTAATACGCTAGGTTGCTGCAATCCGGTCACGGAAATTTGTCAGCTCGCCCATGCCAAGGGTGCGCGGGTGTTGATTGATGCCTGCCAAAGTCTTCCCCACCAGGCGATCGATGTTCAGGCGATCGATTGCGATTGGCTGGTTGGCTCTGGCCACAAAATGTGTGCACCGACGGGCATTGGTTTCCTCTACGGCAAGCTCGACCTGTTGCGTCAAATGCCGCCCTTCCTCGGCGGTGGTGAAATGATCGCCGATGTCTTCCTTGATCACGCAACTTACGCCGATCTTCCTCACAAATTCGAAGCAGGAACACCGGCAATTGGAGAAGCGATCGCATTGGGCGCGGCGATTGATTATCTAACCGCGATCGGCATGGATCGCATTCACGCCTACGAACAGCAGCTAACCCAACACCTCTTCCAACGGCTGGCAGAAATTCCTGAGCTGACCGTCTACGGACCTACGCCGGAGCAAGATCGCGATCGCGCTGCCCTCGCCGCCTTTACCGCCGGTGCAGTCCATCCCCACGATCTCTCGACCATCCTCGACCAGTCAGGCATTGCGATTCGAGCCGGGCATCACTGCACTCAGCCACTGCACCGTGAATTACAAGTCCAATCAACGGCGCGGGCTAGTTGTTATTTCTACAATACGACTGACGAGATCGATCGTCTGATCGAGTCTCTCAAGGAAGCCGTTGAGTTCTTTGGAGCGATTTTCAGCTAG
- the sufC gene encoding Fe-S cluster assembly ATPase SufC: protein MIIENSDVILSIQDLTAEVEDAAILKGVNLEVRAGEIHAIMGRNGSGKSTLSKVLAGHPAYRVTGGSITYKGQDLLALEPEERSQAGVFLAFQYPLEIPGVSNLDFLRVAVNARRKAAGQEELDAFDFQELVEARLDVVKMNPDFLGRGVNEGFSGGEKKRNEILQMALLEPSLAILDETDSGLDIDALRIVSDGVNQLTNADNATILITHYQRLLDYIKPDFVHVMAEGRIIRTGGPELALELEETGYEWVDQALAGAAV, encoded by the coding sequence GTGATTATCGAAAACAGTGATGTGATCCTGTCGATTCAGGATCTGACCGCTGAGGTGGAGGACGCGGCCATTCTCAAGGGCGTCAACCTCGAAGTTCGCGCCGGTGAAATCCACGCGATTATGGGCCGCAATGGCTCCGGCAAAAGCACCCTATCCAAAGTGCTGGCAGGGCATCCGGCCTACCGTGTCACCGGTGGCAGTATCACCTACAAAGGGCAGGATTTGCTGGCACTCGAACCGGAAGAGCGATCGCAAGCGGGAGTCTTTTTAGCGTTCCAATATCCGCTGGAAATTCCCGGCGTCAGCAATCTCGATTTCCTGCGCGTGGCGGTCAATGCCCGTCGCAAAGCTGCGGGGCAAGAAGAATTGGACGCCTTTGACTTCCAAGAGTTAGTGGAAGCTCGCTTGGATGTGGTCAAAATGAATCCTGATTTCCTCGGTCGGGGTGTCAACGAAGGCTTTTCAGGCGGCGAGAAAAAGCGCAACGAAATTCTGCAGATGGCACTGCTAGAGCCAAGTCTGGCGATCTTGGATGAAACCGATTCGGGGCTAGATATTGATGCTCTGCGGATCGTCTCCGATGGCGTCAATCAGTTGACCAATGCTGACAACGCCACGATTTTGATCACGCACTATCAGCGCTTGCTCGACTACATCAAACCCGACTTTGTCCATGTGATGGCGGAAGGCCGAATCATCCGCACCGGCGGCCCCGAGTTGGCGCTGGAGCTGGAAGAAACCGGCTACGAATGGGTGGATCAAGCTTTGGCAGGAGCGGCAGTCTAA
- the sufD gene encoding Fe-S cluster assembly protein SufD: MTLSVLEQVNSDAAPISAVEQRQTVLQQLLDLGQSAAGAESLQAQARDRLTDLAIPSTKVEDWRFTDLSLLPKRSFVAAPAQAKAEFVEPLLLADVPLRAVFVDGQFRADLSSADWPEGLSLTVGFDAAIAQNLLADDLFATLNTAGFGQAAVIRVAAGAAIAQPLHLLWISSSTSETAFSQPRALIELGANSALTLIEDFAPLGNDCTADYFVNAVTEIQLGANAQLKHSRVQRDGDRAIHIGTTAVRQERDSRYHGIAVSTGAHLSRHNYLAAQDGSQAETILDGLSLADGDRLVDTHSGMFFNQPHGRSQQLHKCIASDRGRAVFSGRVVVPQIAQQTDAAQLSRNLLLSSRARIDAKPQLEIVADDVKCSHGATVSQLSEDEIFYLQSRGLNQAEATHLLIEAFAGEILQKLPSAQLREALSRCVSCRAERPEPSPAS, from the coding sequence ATGACGCTTTCTGTGCTGGAGCAAGTCAACTCCGACGCCGCACCGATTTCTGCCGTTGAGCAGCGACAAACCGTTCTGCAGCAACTGCTGGACTTGGGGCAGTCCGCTGCAGGCGCTGAATCGTTACAGGCCCAAGCCCGCGATCGCCTCACGGATCTGGCGATTCCCTCGACCAAGGTTGAAGACTGGCGCTTTACCGATCTGTCGCTGCTGCCCAAGCGCTCCTTTGTCGCTGCTCCAGCTCAGGCAAAGGCTGAATTTGTCGAACCGCTGTTGCTGGCGGATGTACCGCTACGAGCCGTCTTTGTCGATGGTCAGTTTCGCGCCGATCTCTCCAGCGCGGATTGGCCAGAAGGACTGAGCCTGACGGTGGGCTTTGATGCCGCGATCGCCCAAAACTTACTGGCCGACGACCTGTTTGCCACGCTGAATACGGCAGGCTTTGGGCAAGCAGCCGTGATTCGCGTTGCCGCCGGAGCTGCGATCGCCCAACCGCTGCATCTGCTCTGGATTAGCAGCAGCACCAGCGAGACAGCGTTTAGCCAGCCTCGTGCCTTGATTGAACTGGGCGCGAATAGCGCCCTGACCCTGATCGAAGATTTTGCGCCGCTCGGCAATGACTGCACGGCGGATTACTTCGTAAACGCTGTCACCGAAATCCAACTCGGTGCCAACGCCCAACTGAAACACAGCCGCGTCCAACGAGATGGCGATCGCGCCATTCATATCGGCACAACTGCAGTTCGGCAAGAACGAGACAGTCGCTACCACGGCATTGCCGTCAGCACTGGCGCTCATCTGTCGCGCCACAACTACCTTGCCGCCCAGGATGGCTCTCAGGCCGAGACGATTCTGGACGGTTTGAGTCTGGCGGATGGCGATCGCCTCGTCGATACCCACAGCGGCATGTTCTTCAACCAGCCCCACGGCCGCAGCCAGCAACTACATAAGTGCATTGCCAGCGATCGCGGTCGGGCGGTGTTCAGTGGTCGCGTGGTGGTGCCGCAAATCGCCCAGCAGACCGATGCCGCACAATTGAGCCGAAATCTGTTGCTGTCGTCCCGTGCACGGATTGACGCTAAGCCGCAACTAGAAATCGTCGCTGATGACGTCAAGTGCAGCCACGGTGCAACTGTCAGCCAACTGAGTGAAGACGAGATTTTCTATCTGCAAAGTCGCGGCCTCAACCAAGCCGAAGCGACTCACTTGCTGATTGAAGCCTTCGCTGGCGAAATCCTGCAAAAACTGCCGTCTGCCCAGTTACGCGAAGCCCTGAGCCGCTGCGTCAGCTGCCGCGCCGAACGTCCCGAGCCGTCCCCTGCCTCCTAG
- a CDS encoding thioredoxin family protein, with protein MAKTASTMLALGTAAPDFALPDVVSGRTVQLADFSDRAGLLVMFICQHCPFVKHVEEELAAIGRDYLDLGIVAISPNSLETHPQDGPEQLKAQAERLGFTFPYCLDETQAIAKAYTAACTPDFFLFDRDRRLVYRGQLDDSRPSSDRPVTGADLRAAITAVLTGDAPSADQKPSIGCNIKWHPGQEPDYYGAQLV; from the coding sequence ATGGCAAAAACAGCTTCGACCATGCTGGCCTTAGGCACTGCGGCGCCTGATTTTGCTCTGCCGGATGTGGTATCGGGCCGAACTGTTCAGTTAGCAGATTTCAGCGATCGCGCCGGCCTCTTGGTGATGTTCATCTGCCAGCACTGTCCGTTTGTCAAACACGTCGAGGAAGAACTGGCTGCGATTGGACGGGATTACCTCGACTTGGGCATTGTGGCGATCAGCCCCAACAGCTTGGAAACCCATCCCCAAGATGGCCCGGAGCAGCTCAAAGCCCAGGCTGAGCGACTCGGCTTTACCTTCCCCTACTGTCTGGACGAAACCCAAGCGATCGCCAAAGCCTACACCGCCGCTTGCACCCCCGATTTCTTCCTGTTCGATCGCGATCGCCGCTTGGTCTATCGGGGTCAACTCGATGACAGTCGCCCCAGTAGCGATCGCCCAGTGACGGGGGCCGACCTGCGAGCCGCGATTACGGCAGTCCTCACAGGAGACGCTCCCAGCGCTGACCAAAAACCTAGCATTGGCTGCAACATCAAGTGGCATCCGGGCCAAGAGCCGGATTACTACGGCGCTCAACTGGTCTAA